In Thauera aromatica K172, one DNA window encodes the following:
- a CDS encoding AMP-binding protein, whose protein sequence is MSPAVDALRRAIAAYGERPALQCGAHTLSYAGVDEAVAQRSAELAGLGAARVALSLDNGIDWVLWELALLFGGRICVPVPGFFSPAQQRHVIDSAGIDTWIGPLPAWLADAGFGERQAGIFQRRPPAAVEVPRGTVKITYTSGTTGQPKGVCLDGEAQLAVAHSVSGLAQACGVQRHLCVLPLATLLENIAGVYAPLLAGACVVLAPLAEIGIHGASGLDPARLLGSLTATCPHSLILLPQLLQVLVGAAERGSALPDSLRFIAVGGGRVAPQLLRRAEALGLPVFEGYGLSECASVVCLNTPQGRRIGSVGLPLPHVRLRLGEDGEILVRGARMLGYLGEAPGAGECQAGGESQASGGWQATGDLGHFEDGFLVVHGRKKHQFITAFGRNVNPEWVEAELAQQPAIAQAWVHGEALAQNVAVLVPRSADCTDAELEAAVRAANAALPDYARAHRWLRAAAPFGAANGLATANGRLRRDALLQHYRAAIAALLSVPADEVRA, encoded by the coding sequence ATGTCGCCGGCTGTTGACGCCCTGCGGCGGGCGATCGCCGCTTACGGTGAGCGCCCGGCGCTGCAGTGCGGCGCGCACACGCTGAGCTACGCCGGCGTCGACGAAGCCGTCGCCCAGCGCAGCGCCGAACTCGCCGGGCTGGGCGCCGCGCGGGTCGCCCTGAGCCTGGATAACGGCATCGACTGGGTGCTGTGGGAGCTGGCGCTGCTGTTCGGCGGGCGGATCTGCGTGCCCGTGCCGGGCTTCTTTTCTCCCGCCCAGCAGCGCCACGTCATCGACAGCGCGGGCATCGACACCTGGATCGGCCCGCTGCCGGCGTGGCTCGCCGACGCCGGCTTCGGCGAACGGCAGGCGGGAATCTTCCAGCGTCGCCCGCCCGCGGCGGTGGAGGTGCCGCGCGGCACGGTCAAGATCACCTACACGTCCGGCACCACCGGCCAGCCCAAGGGCGTGTGCCTGGACGGCGAGGCGCAGCTCGCGGTGGCGCACAGCGTGAGCGGGCTCGCCCAGGCGTGCGGGGTGCAGCGCCATCTGTGCGTGTTGCCGCTGGCGACCCTGCTGGAGAACATCGCCGGCGTCTACGCGCCGCTCCTGGCCGGTGCCTGCGTGGTGCTTGCGCCCCTCGCCGAAATCGGCATCCACGGCGCCAGCGGGCTCGATCCGGCGCGCCTGCTCGGCAGCCTCACCGCGACCTGCCCGCACAGCCTGATCCTGCTCCCCCAGCTGCTGCAGGTCCTGGTGGGTGCGGCCGAGCGCGGCTCGGCGCTGCCCGACAGCCTGCGCTTCATCGCCGTCGGCGGCGGCCGGGTGGCACCGCAGCTGTTGCGCCGCGCCGAGGCCCTGGGGTTGCCGGTGTTCGAGGGCTACGGCCTGTCCGAATGCGCTTCGGTGGTGTGCCTGAATACGCCCCAGGGGCGGCGTATCGGCTCCGTCGGCCTGCCCCTGCCGCATGTCCGGCTGCGTCTCGGCGAAGATGGCGAAATCCTGGTGCGCGGGGCGCGCATGCTCGGCTACCTGGGCGAAGCGCCAGGCGCCGGCGAGTGCCAGGCTGGCGGCGAGAGCCAGGCGAGCGGCGGGTGGCAGGCGACCGGTGATCTGGGCCACTTCGAGGACGGTTTCCTGGTCGTCCACGGGCGCAAGAAGCACCAGTTCATCACCGCCTTCGGGCGCAACGTCAACCCGGAGTGGGTCGAGGCCGAGCTCGCCCAGCAGCCTGCGATCGCCCAGGCCTGGGTTCATGGCGAGGCCCTTGCGCAGAACGTCGCCGTCCTCGTCCCCCGCTCCGCCGACTGCACCGACGCCGAACTCGAGGCGGCCGTCCGTGCGGCCAATGCCGCCCTCCCCGACTACGCCCGCGCACACCGCTGGCTGCGCGCCGCCGCTCCGTTCGGCGCCGCCAACGGGCTCGCCACCGCCAACGGCCGCCTGCGCCGTGATGCGCTGCTGCAACACTACCGGGCGGCGATCGCCGCCCTCCTGTCCGTCCCTGCCGATGAGGTCCGTGCATGA
- a CDS encoding thermostable hemolysin has protein sequence MEWPHSYPALPALPAPLPHDGAALPRRLALLPVRSDAQRSAVEAFIRARFAEHYDARVRHFMPCLYGLESDDGRLYGALGTRAADAGALFLERYLERPIEQVLLDRCGVAAARRDIVEVGNLAARGAGAARLLILALSGMLAAQGFRWVVFTATPALRNSFQRLGLALRTLGPADPVCMGEEAREWGSYYERCPQVMAGEIAHGAAHPLRADVVLAPGRRSLPCGAEGTHVAGC, from the coding sequence ATGGAATGGCCGCACTCCTATCCCGCACTGCCTGCGCTGCCGGCGCCGCTGCCGCACGACGGCGCTGCCCTGCCACGCCGTCTGGCCTTGCTTCCGGTGCGCAGCGACGCGCAGCGCAGCGCGGTCGAAGCCTTCATCCGCGCCCGTTTTGCCGAGCACTATGATGCCCGGGTGCGCCACTTCATGCCCTGCCTGTACGGGCTCGAGAGTGACGACGGCCGCCTGTACGGTGCGCTCGGCACGCGTGCCGCCGACGCCGGAGCGCTGTTCCTCGAGCGCTACCTCGAGCGGCCGATCGAGCAGGTCCTCCTCGATCGATGCGGCGTCGCCGCGGCCCGCCGCGACATCGTCGAAGTCGGCAACCTCGCGGCCCGCGGGGCGGGCGCAGCCCGGCTGCTGATCCTCGCCCTGAGCGGGATGCTGGCGGCGCAGGGTTTTCGCTGGGTGGTATTCACCGCGACGCCGGCGCTGCGCAACAGCTTTCAGCGCCTCGGCCTGGCACTGCGGACGCTGGGTCCGGCCGATCCTGTCTGCATGGGAGAGGAGGCGCGCGAATGGGGCAGCTACTACGAGCGCTGCCCGCAGGTGATGGCTGGCGAGATCGCGCACGGGGCGGCGCACCCGCTGCGCGCCGACGTCGTCCTGGCGCCGGGCCGCCGGTCCCTGCCTTGCGGGGCAGAGGGGACGCATGTCGCCGGCTGTTGA
- a CDS encoding pyridoxamine 5'-phosphate oxidase family protein — protein sequence MNMPPFHPGEQAAQQRWNTASWWDEARRTRLLWDHIPGAFHARLESAPFFFLATSAPDGRCDCSFKGGGPGVVRILDDKRFVFPDFDGNGAFMSLGNLLANPHVGCLFIDFDDGARLRVNGKARIVDAGEMLALFPGHARVVEVSVEQVVPNCPNHIPRLVPAS from the coding sequence ATGAACATGCCCCCCTTCCATCCCGGCGAACAGGCCGCCCAGCAGCGCTGGAACACCGCCTCCTGGTGGGACGAGGCCCGCCGCACGCGCCTGCTGTGGGACCACATCCCGGGCGCGTTCCACGCCCGCCTGGAAAGCGCGCCGTTCTTCTTCCTCGCCACCAGCGCCCCCGACGGGCGCTGCGACTGCTCGTTCAAGGGCGGCGGACCGGGCGTGGTGCGCATCCTCGACGACAAACGCTTCGTCTTCCCCGATTTCGACGGCAATGGCGCCTTCATGAGCCTCGGCAACCTCCTCGCCAATCCCCATGTCGGCTGCCTGTTCATCGACTTCGATGACGGCGCCCGCCTGCGCGTCAACGGCAAGGCCCGCATCGTCGACGCCGGCGAAATGCTCGCCCTCTTCCCGGGCCACGCCCGGGTGGTGGAGGTGAGCGTCGAGCAGGTCGTGCCCAACTGCCCCAACCACATTCCCCGCCTGGTGCCCGCGTCATGA
- a CDS encoding radical SAM protein, giving the protein MKPPPLERPPPSGRYRIAVNAEWTSKCNALCPMCPRELIEHPQRMSRQTWQQTLARLTPEQVFRTVIAGYGEATTHRHFFDFVDDLRGHPVRFDMVSNGHLLDADKLRHLDGAIDLLMVSFSSIDPAVYRRVHVNLDHARVMANIQAAQKLLRHTRLAISLTPLPECLPSLPATIDWLRAQGVATLTMSPTLYNRGGGLHAEAPAAGTETLRATIRRHRLRSQEFDFIPSIRDLYRQWRSNRFRCLARNVDVFISSAGEYLYCYNDIGHRHVLGNVATHSIDTVLAERERMAPIPTLCDGCNMRRRYGVREVLKTGAAFARTRLAAARGT; this is encoded by the coding sequence ATGAAACCGCCCCCTCTCGAGCGACCGCCCCCGAGCGGGCGCTACCGCATCGCCGTCAATGCCGAATGGACGAGCAAGTGCAACGCGCTGTGCCCGATGTGCCCGCGCGAGCTGATCGAGCACCCGCAGCGGATGAGCCGGCAGACCTGGCAGCAGACGCTCGCCCGCCTGACGCCGGAGCAGGTGTTCCGCACCGTCATCGCCGGCTACGGCGAGGCGACCACGCACCGGCACTTCTTCGACTTCGTCGACGACCTCCGTGGCCACCCGGTGCGCTTCGACATGGTCAGCAACGGCCACCTGCTCGACGCCGACAAGCTGCGCCACCTCGACGGCGCCATCGATCTGCTGATGGTGTCCTTTTCCAGCATCGACCCCGCTGTCTATCGCCGCGTTCACGTCAACCTCGACCACGCCCGCGTGATGGCCAACATCCAGGCCGCGCAGAAGCTGCTGCGCCACACCCGGCTCGCGATCAGCCTCACCCCGCTGCCCGAATGCCTGCCCTCGCTGCCGGCCACCATCGACTGGCTGCGCGCCCAGGGCGTCGCCACGCTGACGATGTCGCCGACGCTGTACAACCGCGGCGGCGGCCTGCACGCCGAAGCGCCGGCCGCTGGGACGGAAACGCTGCGCGCCACGATCCGTCGCCATCGCCTGCGCTCGCAGGAGTTCGACTTCATTCCGAGCATCCGCGACCTCTACCGCCAGTGGCGCAGCAACCGCTTCCGCTGCCTCGCGCGCAACGTCGATGTGTTCATTTCCTCCGCGGGGGAATACCTCTACTGCTACAACGACATCGGCCACCGCCACGTCCTCGGCAACGTGGCGACGCACAGCATCGACACCGTCCTCGCCGAGCGCGAGCGCATGGCGCCGATCCCCACGCTGTGCGACGGCTGCAACATGCGCCGGCGTTACGGCGTGCGCGAAGTGCTGAAGACCGGGGCCGCCTTCGCCCGGACCCGGCTCGCCGCCGCACGCGGCACCTGA
- a CDS encoding sensor histidine kinase: MSGLKPVAALAGGRGSLRLRLLVGTLVWIVLAIAATGWGLGALFSRHVAQQFHVELRTHLDQLAANLVFDADGQAVLKAPLSDPRFARPYSGLYWQVDRIDGAVPEIGVLRARSLWDVALAVPADALADGEQHAHRVDGPDGAPLRMIEQVLRPAEQPQAALRLIVAADEGLIGEPVARFTRLLALGLGLLGAGLVAAALVQVRIGLRPLARLRGGLAEVHEGRRRAIEGAFPSEIQPLVDEFNAVLVRNAEIVERARTQAGNLAHALKTPLTVLANAAAQPARGQPGEPVGGGEGGALARLVAEQVGLARTQIDYHLARARAAAAAGIPGQRTPLRPALDGLLRLMAKVHAGRGLEIGPAGGADALVFRGEAQDLQEMLGNLLDNACKWAAHRVRVEARATAGGRLEVAIDDDGPGLPPAVREAVFGRGVRADENTPGSGLGLAIVRDLARLYGGDIALETSALGGLRAVLTLPAA; encoded by the coding sequence ATGTCCGGGCTGAAGCCGGTCGCCGCGCTCGCCGGCGGGCGCGGTTCGCTGCGCCTGCGGCTGCTCGTCGGCACCCTGGTGTGGATCGTGCTTGCGATCGCTGCCACCGGTTGGGGGCTGGGCGCGCTGTTCAGCCGCCACGTGGCGCAGCAGTTCCACGTGGAACTGCGCACCCATCTCGACCAGCTCGCCGCCAACCTCGTGTTCGATGCCGACGGCCAGGCCGTGCTCAAGGCGCCGCTCAGCGACCCCCGCTTCGCCCGGCCGTATTCCGGGCTGTACTGGCAGGTGGACCGGATCGACGGGGCGGTGCCGGAGATCGGCGTGCTGCGCGCGCGTTCGCTGTGGGATGTGGCGCTGGCGGTGCCGGCCGATGCGCTTGCCGACGGCGAGCAGCACGCCCACCGCGTCGACGGCCCGGACGGCGCGCCGCTGCGCATGATCGAGCAGGTGCTGCGCCCGGCCGAACAGCCGCAGGCGGCGCTGCGCCTGATCGTCGCCGCCGACGAAGGGCTGATCGGCGAACCGGTGGCGCGCTTTACCCGTCTGCTGGCGCTCGGCCTCGGCCTCCTTGGCGCCGGCCTGGTGGCGGCGGCGCTGGTCCAGGTGCGGATCGGCCTGCGCCCCCTGGCGCGCCTGCGCGGGGGGCTGGCCGAGGTGCACGAAGGCCGCCGGCGGGCGATCGAAGGCGCCTTCCCGTCCGAGATCCAGCCCCTGGTCGATGAATTCAACGCCGTGCTCGTGCGCAACGCCGAGATCGTCGAGCGCGCCCGCACCCAGGCCGGCAACCTTGCGCATGCGCTGAAGACGCCGCTCACCGTGCTCGCCAATGCCGCCGCGCAGCCGGCACGAGGGCAGCCGGGAGAGCCGGTGGGAGGGGGGGAGGGCGGCGCGCTCGCCCGCCTCGTCGCCGAGCAGGTCGGCCTCGCCCGCACCCAGATCGATTACCACCTGGCGCGCGCGCGCGCCGCCGCCGCGGCCGGCATTCCCGGTCAGCGCACGCCGCTGCGTCCGGCGCTCGACGGCCTGTTGCGGCTGATGGCCAAGGTCCATGCGGGGCGGGGGCTGGAAATCGGGCCAGCCGGCGGCGCGGACGCGCTCGTATTCCGCGGCGAGGCTCAGGATCTGCAGGAGATGCTCGGCAACCTGCTCGACAATGCCTGCAAGTGGGCGGCGCACCGCGTCCGCGTCGAGGCGCGGGCGACGGCGGGTGGGCGGCTCGAAGTGGCGATCGACGACGACGGCCCCGGCCTGCCGCCGGCGGTGCGCGAAGCGGTGTTCGGGCGTGGCGTGCGCGCTGACGAGAACACCCCCGGTTCCGGCCTCGGGCTGGCGATCGTGCGCGACCTCGCCCGCCTGTATGGCGGCGACATCGCCCTCGAGACGTCGGCGCTGGGCGGTCTGCGCGCGGTGCTGACGCTGCCCGCGGCGTGA
- a CDS encoding response regulator transcription factor, which translates to MRILVVEDEPTLAAQLRQALTAAGYAVDLAHDGREACFLGEVEAFDAVVLDLGLPLMDGLSVLKRWRGGGRTMPVLILTARGDWHEKVAGIDAGADDYLTKPFHMEELLARVRALIRRAAGQASAELVCGAVVLDTRGGRVTVDGQALALTSHEFRVLSYLMHHAGEVVSRTDLTEHIYAQDYDRDSNTIEVFVARLRKKLPPGLIETVRGLGYRLACPG; encoded by the coding sequence ATGCGGATTCTGGTGGTGGAAGACGAACCCACGCTGGCGGCGCAGCTGCGCCAGGCGCTGACGGCGGCGGGCTATGCGGTCGATCTCGCCCATGACGGGCGCGAGGCCTGCTTCCTCGGCGAGGTGGAGGCGTTCGATGCGGTCGTGCTCGACCTCGGCCTGCCGCTGATGGACGGCCTCAGCGTGCTCAAGCGCTGGCGCGGCGGCGGGCGGACGATGCCGGTGCTGATCCTGACCGCGCGCGGCGACTGGCACGAGAAGGTGGCCGGCATCGACGCCGGCGCCGACGACTATCTGACCAAGCCTTTCCACATGGAAGAGCTGCTCGCCCGCGTGCGCGCGCTGATCCGCCGTGCGGCCGGGCAGGCGAGCGCGGAGCTCGTCTGCGGTGCGGTCGTGCTCGACACCCGCGGCGGGCGGGTCACCGTCGACGGCCAGGCGCTGGCGCTGACCAGCCACGAGTTCCGCGTGCTGTCCTACCTGATGCACCACGCCGGCGAAGTGGTGTCGCGCACCGACCTCACCGAGCACATCTATGCCCAGGACTACGACCGCGACTCGAACACGATCGAGGTCTTCGTCGCCCGCCTGCGCAAGAAGCTGCCGCCCGGGCTGATCGAGACCGTGCGCGGCCTCGGCTACCGTCTCGCATGTCCGGGCTGA
- a CDS encoding PepSY domain-containing protein: protein MTNRSLPAVARLLAGLAFAASFAAVAGGGDHERARRALEAGEVLPLRAVLERVERDYPGQVVEVELEREDGTWLYEIKLIRPGGSVVKLRLDARDGTLYAAEGRDLHPSGRHAD from the coding sequence ATGACAAACCGTTCGTTACCGGCCGTGGCCCGGCTCCTTGCCGGGCTCGCGTTCGCCGCCTCCTTCGCGGCCGTGGCCGGCGGAGGCGACCACGAGCGTGCGCGCCGGGCGCTCGAAGCGGGCGAAGTGCTGCCGCTGCGCGCCGTGCTCGAGCGGGTCGAGCGCGACTATCCGGGGCAGGTCGTCGAAGTCGAGCTCGAACGCGAGGACGGCACCTGGCTCTACGAGATCAAGCTGATCCGCCCCGGCGGCAGCGTGGTCAAGCTCAGGCTCGATGCGCGCGACGGGACCTTGTACGCTGCCGAGGGACGCGATCTGCATCCGTCCGGCCGGCACGCAGACTGA
- a CDS encoding ABC transporter ATP-binding protein, translating into MSETLLEAHDLHTYYGSSHILHGVDFHIAKGEALGLMGRNGMGKTTLIRSMLGLVRPRHGTVKVNGDDMTGASTHRIALRGIAYVPEGRGIFPNLSVRENLIMAARAGVDGQRTWTFERVMETFPRLGERLSNGGGQLSGGEQQMLTIGRALMTNPDLLILDEATEGLAPLMVKEIWNVVRTIRETGIATVIVDKNHAAVTALTDRSMILVKGQVVFDGPSAAVRNDPELIQKHLGV; encoded by the coding sequence ATGTCTGAGACGCTGCTCGAAGCGCACGACCTGCACACTTATTACGGTTCGAGCCACATCCTGCACGGCGTCGATTTCCACATCGCGAAGGGTGAGGCGCTGGGGCTGATGGGGCGCAACGGCATGGGCAAGACCACGCTGATCCGCTCGATGCTCGGGCTGGTGCGTCCGCGCCACGGCACGGTCAAGGTCAATGGCGACGACATGACCGGGGCGAGCACGCACCGCATCGCCCTGCGCGGCATTGCCTACGTGCCCGAGGGGCGGGGAATCTTCCCCAACCTGAGCGTGCGCGAGAACCTGATCATGGCCGCGCGCGCCGGCGTCGACGGTCAGCGCACGTGGACCTTCGAGCGCGTGATGGAGACCTTCCCGCGCCTGGGCGAGCGCCTGTCGAACGGCGGCGGGCAGCTCTCGGGGGGCGAGCAGCAGATGCTCACCATCGGCCGCGCGCTGATGACCAACCCCGACCTGCTGATCCTGGACGAAGCCACCGAGGGCCTGGCGCCGCTGATGGTGAAGGAGATCTGGAACGTGGTCCGCACCATCCGCGAAACCGGCATCGCCACCGTGATCGTGGACAAGAACCACGCCGCGGTGACCGCGCTCACCGACCGCTCGATGATCCTGGTCAAGGGCCAGGTCGTCTTCGACGGCCCGAGCGCGGCGGTGCGCAACGACCCGGAATTGATCCAGAAGCATCTCGGCGTCTGA
- a CDS encoding ABC transporter ATP-binding protein, which translates to MAEAMLVADRLTRHFGGLTANEEVCITLERGTLHALLGPNGAGKSTCINMLSGDLPPSSGRILLGGRDVTRLSAAARSHLGIGRSYQRTNIFPQFTVLENCRLAAQSRRPRPWKIFTDAQRLSDTVERARAAVAEAGLGGREARVAGTLSHGEQRQLEIAMVLATDARVLLLDEPLAGMGSEESAKMVELLRRLKDGRAILLVEHDMDAVFAVADTITVMVNGAVLESGPPVQIRNSAEVQAAYLGEDEHV; encoded by the coding sequence ATGGCTGAGGCAATGCTCGTGGCCGACCGCCTGACCCGCCACTTCGGCGGGCTGACGGCCAACGAAGAAGTGTGCATCACGCTCGAGCGCGGCACCCTGCATGCCTTGCTCGGCCCCAACGGCGCGGGCAAGTCGACCTGCATCAACATGCTCTCGGGCGATCTGCCGCCCTCGTCCGGGCGCATCCTGCTCGGCGGCCGGGACGTCACCCGGCTGTCGGCGGCGGCGCGCTCGCACCTGGGGATCGGACGCAGCTACCAGCGCACGAACATCTTCCCGCAGTTCACCGTGCTCGAGAATTGCCGCCTGGCAGCGCAGTCGCGCCGGCCGCGGCCGTGGAAGATCTTCACCGACGCCCAGCGCCTGAGCGACACCGTCGAGCGCGCGCGCGCGGCGGTCGCCGAGGCCGGGTTGGGCGGGCGCGAGGCGCGGGTGGCGGGCACGCTGTCGCACGGCGAGCAGCGCCAGCTCGAGATCGCGATGGTGCTGGCGACCGACGCCAGGGTGCTGCTGCTCGACGAGCCGCTGGCGGGCATGGGCTCGGAGGAGTCGGCGAAGATGGTCGAGCTGCTGCGCAGGCTCAAGGACGGGCGTGCGATCCTGCTCGTCGAGCACGACATGGATGCGGTGTTTGCGGTCGCCGACACGATCACGGTGATGGTCAACGGCGCGGTGCTCGAATCGGGCCCGCCGGTGCAGATCCGCAACAGCGCCGAAGTGCAGGCCGCTTACCTGGGAGAGGACGAACATGTCTGA
- a CDS encoding branched-chain amino acid ABC transporter permease: MNSRIPLFLQLLALLVLIAYPLYGSSFYVEMLAKTLVMAIFAMSLALLVGFTGLVSLGHAAYFGIAAYVVALVTPKYDPASFWFAFPASVLAAALAALVIGLFVLRTKGIYFIMVTLAFAQMAYYIFHDTPLGGGSDGIYLNFKPDAAIGGWVPFDLNEPLQMYYFILAAMVAVFVLLKLVLRSPFGRVLAGIHSNEHRMQSLGYATFRYKLAAFTLAGALAGVAGFLYAVLFGFVTPEYLSWHQSGNVLMMVILGGMGSLAGAAAGAFAFIGLQELFTDLSKHWQLLMGSVIVLAVLFMPDGLAGLPKRVIRMINWGEDKNG; this comes from the coding sequence ATGAATTCCAGAATCCCGCTGTTTCTACAACTGCTCGCGCTGCTCGTGCTGATCGCCTATCCGCTGTACGGCTCGAGCTTCTACGTCGAGATGCTGGCCAAGACCCTGGTGATGGCGATCTTCGCCATGAGCCTGGCGCTGCTGGTGGGCTTCACCGGGCTGGTCAGCCTCGGGCATGCGGCGTATTTCGGCATCGCCGCCTACGTCGTGGCGCTGGTGACGCCCAAGTACGACCCGGCCAGCTTCTGGTTCGCCTTCCCGGCCTCGGTGCTGGCCGCGGCGCTGGCCGCGCTCGTGATCGGGCTGTTCGTGCTGCGCACCAAGGGCATCTACTTCATCATGGTGACGCTGGCCTTCGCCCAGATGGCCTACTACATCTTCCACGACACCCCGCTGGGCGGAGGCTCGGACGGGATCTACCTGAACTTCAAGCCCGATGCGGCGATTGGTGGCTGGGTGCCGTTCGACCTGAACGAGCCGCTGCAGATGTACTACTTCATCCTCGCGGCGATGGTGGCGGTGTTCGTGCTCTTGAAGCTGGTGCTGCGTTCGCCGTTCGGGCGCGTGCTCGCGGGCATCCACAGCAACGAGCACCGCATGCAGTCGCTGGGCTACGCCACCTTCCGCTACAAGCTCGCCGCATTCACGCTGGCCGGCGCGCTGGCCGGGGTGGCGGGCTTCCTGTACGCGGTGCTGTTCGGCTTCGTCACCCCCGAGTACCTGTCGTGGCACCAGTCGGGCAACGTGCTGATGATGGTGATCCTGGGCGGCATGGGTAGCCTGGCGGGGGCGGCGGCCGGGGCGTTCGCCTTCATCGGCCTGCAGGAGCTATTCACCGACCTGAGCAAGCACTGGCAGCTGCTGATGGGCAGCGTGATCGTGCTCGCGGTGCTGTTCATGCCGGACGGGCTGGCCGGGCTGCCCAAGCGGGTGATCCGCATGATCAACTGGGGAGAGGACAAAAATGGCTGA
- a CDS encoding branched-chain amino acid ABC transporter permease yields the protein MDFVSFLIQILNSLQYGLLLFLVASGLTLVFGIMGIINLAHGSFYMIGAYMAFALTSATGNLMLAIVLGIPLAFAFGALLEKLLFVHLYKRDHLQQVLLTYGLILIFEELRSLTMGDDVHGVDIPALFSASIQLSDTLSYPVYRIVISVVCVALAAGLWWLMQRTRLGMMIRAGSHNREMVQALGVNIDLLYRNVFALGVALAALAGMLAAPVSSVYPGMGGNVLIISFVVVVIGGIGSVWGALVAALLVGFTDTFGKVLVPEFAGLAVYLVMAVVLLWRPEGIFKKG from the coding sequence ATGGATTTCGTTTCCTTCCTGATCCAGATCCTGAATTCGCTGCAGTACGGACTGCTGCTGTTTCTGGTGGCCAGCGGGCTGACGCTGGTGTTCGGGATCATGGGCATCATCAACCTGGCGCACGGCAGCTTCTACATGATCGGCGCCTACATGGCGTTCGCGCTCACCAGCGCGACCGGCAACCTGATGCTGGCGATCGTGCTCGGCATACCGCTGGCGTTCGCCTTCGGGGCACTGCTCGAGAAGCTGTTGTTCGTGCATCTGTACAAGCGCGACCACCTGCAGCAGGTACTGCTCACCTACGGGCTGATCCTGATCTTCGAGGAGCTGCGCAGCCTGACCATGGGCGACGACGTGCACGGGGTGGACATCCCGGCGCTGTTCTCGGCCTCGATCCAGCTTTCGGACACTCTGTCCTACCCGGTCTACCGGATCGTGATCTCGGTGGTGTGTGTGGCCCTGGCCGCCGGGCTGTGGTGGCTGATGCAGCGCACCCGGCTGGGGATGATGATCCGCGCCGGCTCGCACAACCGCGAGATGGTGCAGGCGCTCGGCGTCAACATCGACCTGCTGTACCGCAACGTGTTCGCCCTCGGCGTGGCGCTGGCCGCGCTCGCCGGCATGCTCGCCGCGCCGGTGTCCTCGGTGTATCCGGGGATGGGCGGCAACGTGCTGATCATCTCCTTCGTGGTGGTGGTGATCGGCGGCATCGGCTCGGTGTGGGGGGCGCTGGTGGCGGCGCTGCTGGTGGGCTTTACCGACACCTTCGGCAAGGTGCTGGTGCCCGAGTTCGCCGGACTGGCGGTGTACCTGGTGATGGCGGTGGTGCTGCTGTGGCGCCCCGAAGGCATCTTCAAGAAAGGCTAG